One Chromobacterium paludis genomic window carries:
- a CDS encoding response regulator transcription factor, which yields MSDFLLIDDDEAFAAVLMRSLARRGHAAVWARDAGEALARAAERPARILLDLNLDGDSGLRLLPALRAASPDSAIVVLTGYASIATAVEATKLGAVQYLAKPAGVDEILAAFAQQAANPALPVAPQPMSLRRVTWEHLQRVLAEHDGNISATARALNMHRRTLQRMLAKKPVKS from the coding sequence ATGAGCGATTTTCTGCTGATAGACGATGACGAGGCCTTCGCTGCGGTGCTGATGCGTTCGCTGGCGCGGCGCGGCCATGCCGCTGTGTGGGCGCGCGACGCCGGCGAGGCGCTGGCGCGGGCGGCGGAGCGGCCGGCGCGCATCCTGCTGGACCTGAATCTGGACGGCGATAGCGGCCTCCGGCTGCTGCCGGCGCTGCGCGCGGCCAGCCCGGACAGCGCCATCGTGGTGCTGACCGGCTACGCCAGCATCGCCACCGCGGTGGAGGCCACCAAGCTGGGCGCGGTGCAGTACTTGGCCAAGCCGGCCGGCGTCGACGAAATCCTGGCCGCCTTCGCGCAGCAGGCCGCCAACCCGGCGCTGCCGGTGGCGCCGCAGCCCATGTCCTTGCGCCGCGTCACTTGGGAGCATCTGCAGCGCGTGCTGGCCGAGCACGACGGCAATATTTCCGCCACCGCGCGCGCCTTGAACATGCACCGCCGCACCCTGCAGCGCATGCTGGCCAAGAAACCGGTCAAAAGCTGA
- a CDS encoding HAMP domain-containing histidine kinase encodes MKWNAIFAPQQAVDARDTGRRVGRLRWLMLLLALALAAACALAEVALPWPLIGQALATLALVNLALPRLPAWGLSDEAALRLGLLADVLVLTELLAFSGGAANPLASLYLPPVLFAALLSPGAFAWLLALLAMAAYGLLFQWHLDWPLNGGNAAYAFNLHLAGMWISFALSALLIAGFVSWLARQLRRQSEALAAARETQLRDEQLLAVGMQAAGAAHSLSTPLNTLTLLVDELLSERADDPALAQDLRLMQAQLASCRATLVRLKHGSEARPEALPLFASLAERLEGWRSLRPDLKLDWRAPDGDDPRVRLDAAFWPALFNLVNNAAEAGGGEVAVSASLNGGRLRLDIVNRQGCLSEAQLARAGLAPLESAKPAGMGLGMMLSHATLARLGGSLSLDNRAEGGVHARIELPLALEESK; translated from the coding sequence ATGAAATGGAATGCGATATTCGCGCCGCAGCAGGCGGTGGACGCGCGGGACACCGGCCGCCGCGTCGGCCGCCTGCGCTGGCTGATGCTGCTGCTCGCCCTGGCGCTGGCCGCCGCCTGCGCGCTGGCCGAGGTGGCGCTGCCGTGGCCGCTGATAGGCCAGGCGCTGGCCACGTTGGCCCTGGTCAATCTGGCGCTGCCCAGGCTGCCGGCCTGGGGGCTGTCGGACGAGGCCGCGCTGCGGCTGGGCCTGCTGGCCGACGTGCTGGTATTGACCGAGCTCTTGGCCTTCAGCGGCGGCGCGGCCAATCCGCTGGCCTCGCTCTACCTGCCGCCGGTCTTGTTCGCCGCCTTGCTGTCGCCGGGCGCGTTCGCCTGGCTGCTGGCCCTGCTGGCCATGGCCGCCTACGGCCTCTTGTTCCAGTGGCACCTGGATTGGCCGCTGAACGGCGGCAACGCCGCCTACGCCTTCAATCTGCACCTGGCCGGCATGTGGATATCGTTCGCGCTGTCCGCGCTGTTGATCGCCGGCTTCGTGTCCTGGCTGGCCCGCCAGCTGCGCCGCCAGAGCGAGGCGCTGGCGGCGGCGCGCGAGACCCAGTTGCGCGACGAGCAGCTGCTGGCGGTGGGCATGCAGGCGGCCGGCGCGGCGCACTCGCTGTCCACGCCGCTGAACACGCTGACCCTGCTGGTGGACGAGCTGCTCAGCGAGCGGGCGGACGATCCCGCGCTGGCGCAGGACTTGCGGCTGATGCAGGCGCAGCTGGCCAGCTGCCGCGCCACCTTGGTCCGGCTCAAGCACGGTTCCGAAGCCCGTCCGGAGGCGCTGCCGCTGTTCGCGAGCCTGGCGGAGCGGCTGGAAGGCTGGCGCAGCCTGCGGCCGGACCTGAAGCTGGATTGGCGCGCGCCGGACGGTGATGACCCGCGGGTGAGGCTGGACGCGGCGTTCTGGCCGGCGCTGTTCAACCTGGTCAACAACGCGGCCGAGGCCGGCGGCGGCGAGGTGGCGGTGTCGGCCAGCCTCAACGGCGGCCGGCTGCGGCTGGACATCGTCAACCGCCAGGGCTGCCTGAGCGAGGCGCAATTGGCCCGCGCCGGCCTGGCGCCGTTGGAGTCGGCCAAGCCGGCCGGCATGGGCCTGGGCATGATGCTGAGCCACGCCACGCTGGCGCGGCTGGGCGGCTCGCTGAGCCTGGACAACCGCGCCGAGGGCGGCGTGCACGCGCGCATCGAGCTGCCGCTGGCGCTGGAGGAAAGCAAATGA